The Rhizobium sp. SL42 genome includes a region encoding these proteins:
- a CDS encoding pyrroline-5-carboxylate reductase, with the protein MKLGFVGAGTITEAIVTGFLSQVSGDEAVIVSPKGAAIAARLADRHSAVTIARDNQEVVDMADVLFLAVRPQIAEEVVRSVSFRHGQIIVSLVATIETSRLQSWIDADVKITRAVPLPFVAERRGVTIVFPQDEAVRSFFAKLGTAVECRSQNEFDLLTTASALMGTYFGILEHAVGWMTGKGISESQARTYLVSLFSSLAHTAQSSSSQSLQQLRHDFSTKGGLNEQMFRDFEAGQGMKALEIGLETLLARVRSSGVKQG; encoded by the coding sequence ATGAAACTGGGTTTTGTTGGAGCTGGCACAATTACAGAAGCGATCGTGACGGGCTTTCTATCTCAAGTGTCCGGCGATGAAGCGGTCATCGTTTCTCCGAAAGGGGCAGCTATCGCCGCCAGGCTTGCCGATCGGCATTCGGCAGTCACAATTGCCCGGGATAACCAGGAGGTTGTCGATATGGCGGACGTGCTGTTCCTGGCGGTGCGGCCGCAAATTGCCGAAGAAGTTGTTCGTTCGGTCAGCTTTAGGCACGGACAGATTATCGTAAGCCTGGTCGCTACGATCGAAACTTCTCGATTGCAGAGCTGGATCGATGCTGACGTCAAAATCACGCGTGCAGTCCCATTGCCTTTTGTCGCCGAACGTCGCGGCGTCACCATCGTTTTCCCGCAGGACGAGGCTGTCCGGAGTTTCTTTGCAAAACTGGGAACCGCCGTCGAATGTCGTTCGCAGAATGAGTTCGACCTTCTGACCACTGCCAGCGCATTGATGGGCACTTATTTCGGCATTCTTGAACATGCCGTCGGCTGGATGACAGGTAAGGGTATCAGCGAAAGTCAGGCGCGAACCTATCTTGTTTCGCTGTTTTCCAGCTTGGCGCACACGGCTCAATCGTCCAGTTCTCAATCGCTGCAGCAGCTCAGACATGACTTTTCCACAAAAGGTGGACTGAACGAGCAAATGTTTCGCGACTTCGAAGCAGGGCAGGGCATGAAGGCATTGGAGATAGGGTTGGAGACTTTGTTGGCTCGGGTTCGATCCAGTGGTGTCAAACAGGGCTAG